From the genome of Thermoanaerobacterium sp. PSU-2, one region includes:
- a CDS encoding PHP domain-containing protein, with translation MEIFADYHTHTVFSHGKGTIEDNVKAAIKKGLKEIAITDHGPRHIFFGVRSCNYRKIRDEIDRMNEKFPDIKVLMGVEANLISLNGDIDVDDELLKYIDILLMGYHTGVAPFDFYNLIHLFGKNAASKYFSSLKTVVREQNTDAMIKAINKYDINIITHPGAKVDIDTKRLALAAKAKGTALEINSSHGYMTVEYVKIAKSVGAKFVIDSDAHTPSRVGDFARGIEIAKKAGLATDDIINAKE, from the coding sequence ATGGAAATTTTTGCTGATTATCACACACATACTGTATTTAGCCATGGGAAAGGTACAATTGAAGATAATGTAAAAGCTGCAATTAAAAAAGGACTTAAAGAAATCGCCATTACTGATCATGGACCGAGGCATATATTTTTTGGCGTAAGGAGTTGCAATTACAGGAAAATCAGAGATGAAATAGACAGAATGAATGAGAAATTTCCTGACATAAAGGTTTTAATGGGAGTAGAAGCAAATCTTATAAGCTTAAATGGCGACATAGATGTGGATGATGAGCTTTTAAAATATATAGATATACTGCTTATGGGTTATCATACGGGTGTTGCGCCATTTGATTTTTATAACCTTATTCATCTATTTGGGAAAAATGCAGCCAGCAAATATTTTAGCTCTTTAAAAACTGTTGTAAGAGAGCAGAATACAGATGCAATGATAAAAGCCATAAATAAATACGATATAAATATAATTACACATCCTGGAGCAAAAGTCGATATAGATACTAAGAGACTTGCTTTAGCGGCAAAAGCCAAAGGAACGGCTCTTGAGATAAACTCAAGCCACGGATATATGACTGTAGAATACGTGAAAATAGCAAAATCTGTTGGTGCAAAATTTGTCATTGACAGCGATGCACACACACCGTCGAGAGTTGGCGATTTTGCGAGAGGAATCGAAATCGCGAAAAAAGCAGGACTTGCAACAGATGATATAATAAATGCTAAGGAGTGA